From the genome of Gracilibacillus salitolerans, one region includes:
- a CDS encoding aminopeptidase: MIKGIYEFISEAQLKKYAELAVRAGVNLQKNQLLIIHSDIQNATFARLIQTVAYEAGASNVFIDWTDEQSTKEFYLNAADSVIDHFPDWQAARFKEWDDAGAAYIHIISENLDVFKEVSTERISRFQKASRTKLRGYYAKIRSHEVRWCLLAVPYVVWATKVFPNLSKEEALQSLWKLILKGSRADGKNPIKDWENHNGAFESRKKILNESQFEALHFTNSRGTDLLIGLPKNHLYIGGGVIDKNGIPFFPNIPTEEIFTAPHKNKVNGKLVGTKPLVYGGSVIDEFYLIFKDGRITDYYAAKGQEVLQNLIETDEGSHYLGEIALVSNKSPLAQADTLFYNTLFDENTASHIGIGNASPSNIQNGIDQSEEELKAAGLNTSLLLVNVTFGTEDMKVVGIKEGGTELLLMKDGDFQF; encoded by the coding sequence ATGATTAAAGGAATATATGAATTTATAAGTGAAGCACAGTTAAAAAAGTATGCAGAACTTGCTGTACGAGCTGGTGTAAATCTGCAAAAAAATCAATTATTGATTATTCATAGTGATATACAAAATGCTACGTTTGCACGTCTAATCCAAACGGTAGCCTACGAGGCAGGAGCTTCAAATGTATTTATAGATTGGACAGATGAACAGTCTACCAAAGAATTTTACTTAAATGCAGCAGATAGTGTCATCGATCACTTTCCTGATTGGCAGGCTGCCCGTTTTAAGGAGTGGGACGATGCAGGTGCTGCTTACATCCATATTATTTCTGAAAACTTAGATGTCTTTAAGGAGGTTTCCACAGAAAGGATAAGTCGTTTCCAAAAAGCTTCTCGTACCAAATTGAGGGGTTATTATGCGAAAATTAGATCCCACGAGGTACGCTGGTGTCTTCTAGCTGTCCCGTACGTTGTATGGGCAACTAAAGTATTTCCCAACCTAAGTAAAGAAGAAGCTTTACAATCATTATGGAAATTAATTTTAAAAGGATCTCGGGCAGATGGGAAAAATCCTATAAAAGATTGGGAGAATCACAATGGAGCCTTCGAGTCTCGAAAAAAAATCCTAAACGAGAGCCAATTTGAAGCTCTGCATTTTACAAATAGCCGTGGAACTGATTTACTAATTGGTCTACCTAAAAATCATCTCTATATCGGTGGGGGTGTCATAGATAAAAATGGAATACCTTTTTTTCCGAACATTCCTACGGAAGAAATATTTACTGCTCCCCATAAAAATAAGGTGAATGGCAAATTGGTAGGTACTAAACCTCTTGTCTATGGGGGAAGTGTCATCGATGAATTTTATCTAATTTTTAAAGATGGACGGATTACCGACTATTATGCCGCAAAGGGACAAGAAGTGTTACAAAATCTAATCGAAACAGACGAAGGTTCACATTATCTAGGTGAAATTGCCTTGGTCTCTAATAAATCTCCTCTTGCTCAGGCAGATACTCTTTTTTACAATACCTTGTTCGATGAAAATACGGCCAGTCATATTGGAATCGGAAATGCATCTCCTTCCAATATTCAAAATGGCATTGACCAATCTGAGGAAGAGTTGAAGGCAGCGGGTCTGAATACTTCACTTTTGTTAGTCAATGTGACCTTTGGTACCGAAGATATGAAAGTAGTGGGCATTAAAGAAGGTGGAACTGAACTCCTGCTAATGAAGGATGGGGATTTCCAATTCTAA
- a CDS encoding LysR family transcriptional regulator: protein MSIVRFEILSRVIELGSFTKAAEKLNMTQSAVSHAISSLETEWGVPLLIRDRRKGITLTEIGQKTLPHIREVLKRMETINQEIALATNLETGIIRIGTFASASSCLLPKLLAKFQKKHPKIEFKFYEGTYEEITEWLQSGIIDIGFVVKGKSNPSFDLVPLIKDKMVVAFHPEHKFLHKETINMHDLEKEHFIMPTGMYQSHVEELFEKAQIKPTIRFEVHDCTTIANMVQEGLGVTVGPELFLKTQQNIKIRKLNLTNYRDVALACSAISEASPAVREFLMVAKNVFIEPNNTIDSQIPFN, encoded by the coding sequence ATGAGTATCGTTCGTTTTGAGATTTTGTCTAGAGTAATAGAGTTAGGGAGTTTTACAAAAGCAGCAGAAAAATTAAATATGACTCAATCAGCTGTTAGTCATGCTATTTCCAGTTTAGAAACAGAGTGGGGAGTCCCATTATTAATTCGGGACCGTAGAAAGGGAATAACGCTCACGGAAATAGGACAAAAAACACTGCCACATATAAGAGAAGTGTTGAAAAGAATGGAAACAATTAACCAAGAAATTGCGTTAGCAACGAACTTAGAAACAGGGATTATTCGTATTGGTACTTTTGCGAGCGCTTCTTCCTGCTTATTACCTAAATTGCTTGCAAAATTTCAGAAAAAACATCCTAAAATAGAATTTAAGTTTTATGAAGGGACCTATGAAGAGATTACGGAATGGCTACAATCTGGAATTATAGACATTGGGTTTGTTGTAAAAGGTAAATCAAATCCTAGCTTCGATCTAGTACCTCTCATAAAAGACAAAATGGTTGTAGCTTTCCATCCCGAGCATAAATTCCTTCACAAAGAAACGATAAATATGCACGATTTAGAAAAAGAGCATTTCATCATGCCAACTGGAATGTACCAATCACATGTAGAGGAGTTATTTGAAAAAGCACAAATCAAACCGACTATCCGTTTTGAAGTACACGATTGCACTACTATAGCTAATATGGTACAAGAAGGGCTTGGCGTTACCGTCGGTCCAGAGTTGTTTTTGAAAACTCAACAAAACATCAAGATAAGAAAACTTAATTTAACAAATTATCGTGATGTTGCACTAGCTTGTTCTGCAATTTCTGAAGCATCTCCGGCTGTAAGGGAGTTTCTCATGGTTGCTAAAAATGTTTTTATTGAGCCTAATAATACTATAGACTCCCAAATTCCATTTAATTAA
- a CDS encoding MFS transporter — MAKNINPFIIILLALGAFVTGTAEFVVSGILEIISFDLDVSVSAAGQLITVYSLSYAVGALVMVLLTAKFERKKILLYAIFTFILGNIVAFISYDYTVLMLSRIIMAMSGGLYIVVATNYAAQIATAEKRGSAMATVITGFTVSLVLGVPIGTFLAAYLNWRYIFLIIAFVTVILLLLLHKLLPSIKGNEPVPFKQQIHIIKDKRVITGLTTTIFWILGYTMVFAYISPLLSNSAGFSIEMTSIALFVLGTFAFIGSRFGGFAVDKWGPNRTISISLFVHAVALLVLTFTQHSTLGVFITLTVWGAATWTTTPAKQFYLISLKPQSSETVLSFNTALMNIGMMLGAALGGIIIQYTHILNLSWIGGLFIIFALVFIKYSFYLNETDSRNIEMRLQTSQEECHLNKN, encoded by the coding sequence TTGGCAAAAAACATCAATCCATTCATTATTATTCTTTTAGCACTAGGAGCCTTTGTTACAGGGACAGCAGAGTTTGTTGTTTCTGGTATATTAGAAATCATCTCTTTCGATTTAGATGTATCGGTCTCAGCTGCAGGTCAATTAATAACCGTTTATTCGTTATCGTATGCAGTTGGTGCATTGGTAATGGTTTTGTTAACTGCGAAGTTTGAACGTAAAAAAATATTATTATATGCTATTTTCACATTTATTTTAGGTAATATCGTAGCGTTTATTAGTTATGATTATACTGTACTAATGTTGTCAAGAATTATTATGGCAATGAGTGGTGGGCTTTACATTGTCGTTGCAACAAACTATGCTGCTCAAATTGCTACAGCAGAAAAACGTGGTAGTGCCATGGCAACGGTTATCACTGGATTTACCGTTTCATTAGTGCTTGGTGTACCTATAGGGACATTTTTAGCTGCTTATCTGAATTGGCGTTATATTTTTCTAATCATTGCTTTTGTTACAGTAATTCTTTTACTTCTACTTCACAAATTATTACCTAGTATAAAAGGAAATGAGCCCGTACCATTTAAACAACAGATACACATTATAAAGGATAAACGGGTAATCACCGGATTAACAACTACTATCTTCTGGATATTAGGTTACACCATGGTGTTTGCTTATATTTCTCCCTTGTTAAGTAATTCTGCAGGTTTTTCAATAGAGATGACTAGTATCGCCTTGTTTGTTTTAGGTACTTTTGCTTTTATTGGCTCACGTTTTGGTGGATTTGCTGTAGACAAGTGGGGACCAAATCGAACGATATCCATTAGTTTATTCGTTCATGCAGTTGCTTTACTTGTATTAACATTTACACAGCATTCGACACTAGGTGTATTTATAACGTTGACAGTTTGGGGAGCGGCGACTTGGACAACCACACCAGCGAAGCAATTTTATTTGATTTCACTGAAACCACAATCATCTGAAACTGTACTCAGTTTTAATACAGCACTAATGAATATTGGGATGATGCTAGGTGCTGCTTTAGGAGGGATCATTATACAATATACTCACATTTTAAATTTGAGTTGGATCGGTGGGCTATTTATTATTTTTGCTCTCGTTTTTATCAAATACTCATTTTATTTAAACGAAACAGATTCGAGGAATATTGAAATGAGACTACAAACTAGTCAAGAAGAATGCCACTTGAATAAAAATTAA